One Elusimicrobiota bacterium genomic region harbors:
- a CDS encoding ABC transporter permease subunit, with the protein MSLLQTKGKKDLETKIILIIMYSFLIIGGITMIYPFLVMISGSLKSGVDIYDYDTIPKYFYSDEALYRKFIETKYNELLTNYNINSRDDISGFAALTLPEKVHKGRVKDWQEFIEKVSLPNTYSALGHVWSYNNMMLPELGRKYRGWLKKKSDDSLEKYNNLYDAFNTSWLTVNYPRLTPFYNRGFKLTDSKAIDSAFEFKLEQPKRYYFYISLDGKYTRDFLNYKYGRKIEDYNKLHGTKYISYDEFILTGKIPKNESERKDWVQFVHEELNLQFIKVSPQAKGIYEEFLKKKYEGKITFLNKSYKTDYRSFEEIQYPEDVLHVGSRLVDWDLFVKQVSPEFISLTGPEFMWQDFLRAKYNNLESLNQAHESNYTSFEKVSMPTKDIDYNDMKTHSRQLRWEFATRNYVHVFQYLLLHGRGIWNTFVFCGLTILVTLIVNPIAAYSMSRFNLASTYKILLFLLATMAFPPMVTAIPNFLLLKELGLLNTFWALILPGMVNGYTIFLLKGFFDSIPKELYESAMLDGASEWVMFWDITMYLSKPILAVISLGAFNAAYGAFMFALIVCQDEKMWTLMVWLYQLQQQSHQSVIFAALIIAAIPTFTIFVFAQKLIMRGIVVPIEK; encoded by the coding sequence ATGAGTTTATTACAAACTAAAGGGAAAAAAGATTTAGAGACTAAAATAATATTAATAATAATGTATTCCTTTTTAATAATTGGCGGGATAACAATGATATACCCGTTTCTTGTCATGATATCAGGGTCATTAAAGAGCGGAGTGGATATATATGACTACGACACAATTCCGAAATATTTTTACTCGGATGAGGCATTATATCGTAAATTTATAGAGACGAAATATAACGAATTATTAACAAATTATAATATAAACAGCAGAGATGATATTTCCGGTTTTGCGGCACTAACTTTACCTGAAAAGGTACATAAGGGAAGAGTAAAAGACTGGCAAGAATTTATAGAAAAGGTAAGCTTACCTAATACATACAGTGCACTTGGTCATGTCTGGTCATATAACAATATGATGTTGCCGGAGTTGGGAAGAAAGTACAGGGGATGGCTAAAGAAGAAAAGCGATGATTCTCTGGAAAAATATAATAATTTATACGATGCCTTTAATACATCATGGCTGACAGTAAATTATCCAAGATTAACACCGTTTTACAACCGTGGATTCAAATTAACAGACTCAAAAGCCATTGATTCAGCATTTGAATTCAAGTTAGAACAACCCAAACGTTATTATTTTTATATATCTCTGGACGGCAAGTATACCAGGGATTTTTTAAATTATAAATATGGAAGGAAGATAGAGGATTATAATAAATTACATGGAACTAAATATATAAGTTATGATGAATTTATTTTAACCGGGAAGATTCCTAAAAACGAAAGTGAAAGAAAGGATTGGGTGCAGTTTGTTCATGAGGAATTAAACTTACAATTTATAAAGGTGAGTCCGCAAGCAAAAGGCATATATGAAGAATTTTTAAAGAAAAAATATGAAGGAAAAATAACTTTTCTGAATAAGAGTTATAAAACAGATTATAGAAGTTTTGAAGAAATTCAATATCCGGAAGATGTCCTGCATGTCGGGAGCAGGCTGGTTGACTGGGATTTATTTGTAAAACAGGTGTCTCCGGAATTTATAAGTTTAACAGGACCGGAATTCATGTGGCAGGATTTTTTAAGAGCAAAATATAATAATCTGGAATCATTAAATCAGGCACATGAATCAAATTACACATCATTTGAAAAAGTATCAATGCCGACAAAAGATATTGATTATAATGATATGAAAACCCATTCCAGGCAGCTGCGGTGGGAATTTGCAACGCGTAATTACGTTCATGTATTCCAGTATCTGCTTTTACACGGGCGAGGGATATGGAATACATTTGTATTCTGCGGTCTGACAATACTGGTAACATTAATAGTAAATCCCATAGCAGCATATTCAATGAGCAGATTTAATCTGGCTTCTACATACAAGATATTATTATTTTTATTAGCGACAATGGCATTCCCGCCTATGGTAACAGCTATCCCTAACTTCCTGCTGCTGAAAGAGTTAGGATTACTAAATACATTTTGGGCGTTAATCCTGCCCGGTATGGTAAATGGATATACTATATTCTTACTGAAAGGATTTTTCGATAGTATACCCAAAGAATTATATGAATCAGCGATGTTAGACGGTGCAAGTGAATGGGTAATGTTCTGGGACATAACAATGTATTTATCAAAACCGATATTGGCTGTAATATCACTGGGAGCATTTAATGCGGCATACGGAGCTTTTATGTTTGCACTTATAGTATGTCAGGATGAGAAGATGTGGACTTTAATGGTATGGTTGTATCAACTACAGCAGCAAAGTCATCAATCGGTAATATTTGCCGCTCTTATTATAGCCGCTATACCAACCTTTACAATATTTGTTTTCGCCCAAAAACTAATCATGCGCGGAATTGTCGTACCAATAGAAAAATAA
- a CDS encoding beta-N-acetylhexosaminidase, protein MNKETYKPKLIPEPRKIRIKPAKFEFTKETEMVFDKSNPGIVFSLQLLADSLKDKGIKANLSDKYRSGTINFSNKFAILIVNDNLNKKPDLSMLEFNKLIKEEGYTLNIDKDKILLVAIDTSGLFYGIQTIIQLLEEENNKLFIKCLEIEDYPELKIRGIHMNLWSQMPKVDYLKDIIKRAGHYKINTILLEYEDKFPYKKHPVIKHNLALTELEIKEIISFAGKYYIQIIPLVQSISHVSYILKHKEYALLRERKENIVHSKSPVGNDFQFCPLHPGSLEQFKDMAGEVIELHPYKYFHIGADEAYFLGECEQCKEFVKKEGKSKLYIDYINKVSKFIKSKGKIPVMWHDMLRDFPEAIDSLDKDICIVYWNYGTMSDKIPFVSWGGRALFGEEIVDWVPKEILSLYKKYWDGGNFPEVNNGYPYIKFFQDKGFRVFGSPCCHFEPKRSVRNTITFCKEIAKTNGLGILNTHWPSGSGIGNFDVFELHWINMLCSAEYSWSPDKNTKKEYDRKYIYQFYGSTKYFLVDYIYDLWTKITSKNASEIKEKCQKLSDILKKEKFTKNKLNIEYFIMAADFKIFLTEATVILNKIETQIIRYINTDRAYFANVGLWRGFTVSDKKIKEDVLKKAISELRILKQKTEKIKQKVRESLNKTIKSADVEKMLGELSVEKKINQYLGQIQLHRASKESDRYRDSIYSQK, encoded by the coding sequence ATGAACAAAGAAACATATAAACCAAAACTTATTCCGGAGCCGAGGAAGATAAGAATCAAACCGGCTAAGTTTGAATTTACTAAAGAAACAGAAATGGTTTTTGACAAATCTAATCCGGGAATAGTTTTTTCTCTGCAGCTTTTAGCAGATAGCCTAAAAGATAAAGGAATAAAAGCTAATCTATCGGATAAGTACCGGTCGGGCACTATAAATTTTTCTAATAAATTTGCAATTCTTATAGTAAATGATAACTTAAATAAAAAACCTGATTTGTCCATGTTAGAATTCAATAAACTTATTAAAGAAGAAGGATATACACTCAATATTGATAAAGACAAGATATTGTTGGTGGCGATTGATACTTCCGGTTTATTTTACGGCATACAGACGATAATTCAACTTTTAGAAGAAGAGAACAATAAATTATTTATAAAATGTTTGGAGATAGAAGATTATCCGGAACTTAAAATCCGGGGAATTCATATGAATTTATGGTCACAGATGCCTAAAGTTGACTACTTAAAAGATATTATCAAAAGAGCAGGTCATTATAAGATAAATACTATACTTTTAGAGTATGAGGATAAATTTCCGTATAAAAAACATCCGGTTATAAAGCATAATTTAGCTTTAACCGAATTGGAAATAAAAGAAATAATATCATTTGCCGGGAAATATTATATTCAGATTATACCGTTAGTCCAGTCAATTTCACATGTCTCATACATTCTTAAACATAAGGAATATGCTCTTTTACGGGAAAGAAAAGAGAATATAGTACATAGTAAGAGCCCGGTCGGGAATGATTTCCAGTTTTGTCCCTTGCATCCGGGATCTTTAGAACAATTCAAAGACATGGCTGGTGAAGTTATTGAACTGCATCCTTATAAATATTTTCATATCGGTGCGGATGAGGCATATTTCTTAGGCGAATGTGAACAATGTAAAGAATTCGTTAAAAAAGAAGGTAAATCAAAACTTTATATTGACTATATAAACAAAGTAAGCAAATTTATTAAAAGTAAAGGTAAAATACCGGTTATGTGGCATGATATGCTCAGGGATTTCCCTGAAGCAATAGATAGTTTGGATAAAGATATTTGTATAGTTTACTGGAACTATGGCACGATGAGTGACAAAATACCTTTTGTAAGCTGGGGCGGACGGGCTTTGTTCGGTGAAGAAATAGTTGACTGGGTCCCGAAAGAAATATTAAGCCTTTATAAAAAATATTGGGATGGCGGTAATTTTCCGGAAGTAAACAACGGTTATCCGTATATAAAGTTTTTTCAGGATAAAGGTTTTCGGGTTTTCGGCAGTCCTTGTTGCCATTTTGAACCTAAAAGATCTGTTCGTAATACTATCACATTTTGTAAAGAAATAGCTAAAACCAACGGACTGGGAATACTTAATACTCACTGGCCCAGTGGTTCCGGAATAGGTAATTTCGATGTCTTTGAACTTCACTGGATAAATATGCTTTGTTCTGCTGAATATAGCTGGTCACCGGACAAAAACACTAAAAAAGAATATGACAGAAAATATATTTATCAGTTCTACGGGTCTACAAAATATTTTTTAGTTGATTATATTTACGACCTCTGGACAAAAATAACATCAAAAAATGCATCAGAGATAAAAGAAAAATGCCAAAAACTGTCGGACATTTTGAAAAAAGAAAAATTTACAAAAAATAAACTTAATATAGAGTATTTTATAATGGCGGCAGATTTTAAAATATTTCTTACCGAAGCTACAGTTATACTTAACAAAATAGAAACACAAATTATACGATATATTAATACGGACAGAGCATATTTTGCAAATGTAGGTTTGTGGCGCGGTTTTACAGTATCAGATAAAAAAATAAAAGAAGATGTATTAAAAAAAGCAATCTCTGAACTAAGAATACTAAAACAAAAAACAGAAAAAATAAAACAAAAAGTTAGGGAGTCACTTAACAAAACCATAAAATCCGCAGATGTAGAAAAAATGTTGGGCGAACTATCGGTAGAAAAAAAGATAAATCAATATTTAGGGCAAATTCAACTTCACCGGGCATCCAAAGAGAGCGACCGATATCGGGATAGTATTTATTCCCAAAAGTAA
- a CDS encoding D-aminoacylase — MFDILIKNGNIVDGTGKQQFKADIAIENGKIVDIGNFGNVPAKKVIDAIGLTVSPGFIDMHSHADFSLPGHPSADNLIQQGVTTVVVGNCGMSPAPVNLNTIDQLKRYVAPLQSGYEFPWNWKNIKEYLALIKKKGTAVNVVSLVGHGTIRVAVMGFEDRKPNVNESTKIKKLINESMEQGVFGISFGLVYPPGIYTKTQELLESCKEVVKYGGLCTVHLRNEGNKLIEAVNEMIDVSKKTKIPIQISHHKAAGRENWGKVEKTIEMIERARKNGLDITLDQYPYTAGYTFLSALLPGWVHSKGVKELIKKLKRKEIRSRIKKEMLLMLSDNQSDTENLFHSADGLWESILISYCKKNKKYEGKTIDVISKEEDKDCFDVLFDILVKEEAVVTMVMFSMIEGDIQTVLRYPETIIGSDSAGIKGKTHPRSYGTFVRILGRYVREIKLLTLEDAVRKMTFLPARRMGLKDRGVIKKDNYADLVIFDAEKVSDTATYTNPCSFPVGIKYVLVNGSIVLDNGKQNKGLFGEVLFK, encoded by the coding sequence ATGTTTGATATATTGATTAAAAACGGAAATATTGTTGATGGTACAGGAAAACAACAATTTAAGGCAGATATTGCAATAGAAAATGGGAAAATTGTTGATATAGGTAATTTCGGAAATGTACCTGCCAAGAAGGTTATAGATGCAATCGGGTTAACAGTATCGCCGGGATTCATTGATATGCATTCCCATGCGGATTTTTCACTGCCCGGGCATCCAAGTGCAGATAATCTGATACAACAGGGGGTAACTACCGTTGTTGTAGGTAATTGCGGTATGTCGCCGGCACCGGTCAATTTAAATACAATAGACCAGCTAAAAAGATATGTTGCACCTCTCCAAAGCGGTTACGAATTCCCGTGGAACTGGAAAAACATAAAAGAATATTTAGCGCTAATAAAAAAGAAAGGTACCGCAGTTAATGTTGTATCTTTAGTAGGACATGGTACAATTCGTGTTGCTGTGATGGGTTTTGAAGACAGGAAGCCGAATGTTAATGAATCAACTAAAATAAAAAAACTTATAAATGAATCTATGGAACAGGGAGTATTCGGTATATCTTTTGGATTGGTTTACCCGCCCGGTATATATACTAAAACACAGGAATTATTGGAAAGTTGTAAAGAAGTGGTAAAATATGGAGGACTATGTACTGTACATCTTCGTAATGAGGGTAATAAATTAATAGAAGCAGTTAATGAAATGATAGATGTTTCTAAAAAAACTAAAATACCGATACAAATATCACACCATAAAGCCGCGGGAAGGGAAAACTGGGGTAAAGTAGAAAAGACGATAGAAATGATTGAAAGAGCAAGGAAAAATGGTTTGGATATAACGCTGGACCAGTATCCTTACACGGCAGGTTATACTTTTCTTAGTGCTTTACTGCCCGGTTGGGTTCATAGCAAAGGGGTTAAAGAATTAATTAAGAAATTAAAGAGAAAAGAAATAAGGAGCCGGATTAAGAAAGAAATGTTGTTGATGTTATCGGATAATCAATCTGATACGGAAAACCTTTTCCATAGTGCTGACGGTTTATGGGAAAGTATTTTGATTAGTTATTGTAAAAAAAATAAGAAATATGAAGGTAAAACGATAGATGTTATTTCAAAAGAAGAAGATAAAGACTGCTTTGATGTTTTATTTGATATATTGGTGAAAGAAGAAGCAGTTGTTACAATGGTAATGTTCAGTATGATTGAAGGGGATATACAGACAGTTTTACGTTACCCGGAAACAATTATCGGTTCGGACAGTGCAGGTATTAAAGGCAAAACACATCCGAGGAGTTACGGGACTTTTGTCCGTATTTTAGGGAGATATGTAAGAGAAATAAAATTGCTGACTTTGGAAGATGCAGTCCGGAAAATGACTTTTCTGCCGGCAAGACGAATGGGGTTAAAAGACCGTGGTGTAATAAAAAAAGATAATTATGCTGATTTGGTAATTTTTGATGCTGAAAAAGTTTCAGATACAGCTACATACACTAATCCCTGTTCTTTTCCCGTGGGTATAAAATATGTATTGGTAAATGGCAGTATCGTGTTAGATAATGGAAAACAAAATAAAGGGTTATTCGGTGAGGTGTTATTCAAATGA
- a CDS encoding sugar phosphate nucleotidyltransferase has translation MKAVILSAGEGRRLHPFTMLRPKSVLPLANRPLILYIVEFLAELGIKDIGVVTGYRGEEVKKVLNNGGNPGVNLTYFEQKNLNGPLDGILSAKDFINETTILICANSFFQPVMIKELIEQHIKLKAKATIAGGIMERPLYHYKVSSGENNQLKEIFQITEGKQIKTENIVAGIAVIEKEIFDLFKSHGANQTEKQLEWEEIFFSIKDHVKVHTSKYEFVNMAYPWEIHRSNFLALEYLMEKRKSYISNKAKIGSGVTFEGKYIIEDDVIVEPGCFIENSWIGERTKVFAGSYVKGALIGKDCKIGPQCKVGAIVGDGSTIGYNNQYGGVALGKVGFSHQGAIVGVWGDNSGASANCCMCSFRNDNVTLKLKIDGKLVDSGLTSLSPFIGDNCFLNPGVKVMPGKKIGPNSFAGPNMVVYSDIPPDTMAFIKQELEFRTTGKKEENK, from the coding sequence ATGAAAGCAGTTATTTTAAGTGCGGGTGAGGGTAGAAGATTACATCCATTTACCATGTTGCGACCAAAATCTGTTTTACCTCTTGCGAATAGACCTTTGATACTTTATATAGTAGAATTTTTAGCTGAATTAGGTATAAAAGATATAGGTGTGGTTACAGGATACCGGGGAGAAGAGGTTAAGAAAGTATTAAATAACGGAGGAAATCCCGGAGTAAATCTGACATATTTTGAACAAAAAAATTTAAACGGACCTCTTGACGGTATCTTGAGTGCTAAAGATTTTATAAATGAAACTACAATATTAATTTGTGCTAATTCATTTTTTCAGCCGGTAATGATAAAGGAACTGATAGAACAGCATATAAAATTAAAAGCAAAGGCTACTATTGCTGGTGGTATTATGGAAAGGCCGCTTTATCATTATAAAGTAAGCAGCGGAGAAAACAATCAGTTAAAAGAAATATTTCAGATTACTGAAGGAAAACAAATTAAAACTGAAAATATTGTGGCAGGGATAGCTGTTATAGAAAAGGAAATATTTGATTTATTTAAGTCTCACGGTGCGAACCAGACAGAAAAACAGTTGGAGTGGGAAGAAATATTTTTTTCTATTAAAGACCATGTAAAAGTACATACCAGTAAATACGAGTTTGTAAATATGGCTTATCCGTGGGAAATACACAGGTCAAACTTTTTAGCTCTTGAGTATCTTATGGAAAAAAGAAAATCCTATATTTCCAATAAAGCCAAAATCGGTTCCGGGGTTACTTTTGAAGGTAAATACATAATTGAAGATGATGTAATAGTAGAACCCGGTTGTTTTATCGAAAATTCCTGGATAGGTGAAAGGACAAAAGTTTTTGCCGGTTCTTATGTTAAAGGTGCTCTTATAGGTAAAGATTGTAAAATCGGACCTCAGTGTAAAGTCGGAGCGATTGTCGGTGACGGTTCAACAATAGGTTATAACAATCAGTATGGCGGTGTTGCCTTAGGAAAAGTCGGTTTTTCGCACCAGGGTGCGATAGTCGGTGTCTGGGGAGATAATTCCGGGGCTTCTGCTAATTGTTGTATGTGCAGTTTTAGAAATGATAATGTTACCTTGAAACTTAAAATAGACGGTAAATTAGTGGATTCCGGGTTAACTAGTTTGAGTCCGTTTATAGGAGATAATTGTTTTTTGAATCCCGGCGTAAAGGTTATGCCTGGGAAAAAAATCGGACCAAATAGCTTTGCCGGACCTAATATGGTAGTATATAGTGATATACCGCCGGATACAATGGCATTTATCAAACAGGAATTAGAATTCAGGACAACTGGAAAAAAAGAAGAGAATAAGTAA
- a CDS encoding extracellular solute-binding protein, with amino-acid sequence MENKRNNSWLRVKFCFLLISIWTYSAFYVKIHAVESNHKTVKITISNSVKLPRQDDGSARAQGDREVLKAFKKHYPWIEVVQSGGIAVEGQWNVGPLMAIAGGISPDIIYTNFRKSDSYIQQGFLYPLDEFIEQMPKEELAERIPTSVKPVVYREGPNGKKRWWGFPYGTSFIVLQYRKDLFREAGLDPDRPPENWEEMLAYSRKITNPDKGICGVYLQPATGASQFFYSFLLSAGARAVEQNKKGEWLAAFNTPEAVEAVYFYARIAQQKFVKNGKTIPGTAELTYTGVVKWEQGKLAMHQVYFDDLSMTDLNINPELVGIAPMPKGPTGLMISVLNAPIMGIFAGVTDPEVRDAAWKFIYFWGSDEANRIRTRVLIENGFAYVLNPVKIRKYGYTEYLKYIPKGWEKTYTDSVLNGIPEPYGKNCDLIYSYLSRPLDIAIVEDLGNKPPEVAKKRIKEILDAAVSEVNEKMVGKIPPKKMALRRKVAIFLAAVIVLTFFLAFRYIMKVFTPEGAKTGWGFKKNWIAYLILVPAVFNMALWQYVPTIRGAIIAFMDYRIMGGSTFVGIDNFANVLFDKVFWDALWHSLYFATLILGLGFIAPIILAVFLHEIPKGKVFFRIVFYLPHVISGLVIIFLWRSFYDPSASGLLNKFLLMISSGKILPQKWLGNPNFAMLCVVIPIVWASMGPGCLIYLAALKTIPDDLYEAASIDGSNTWYKFWNVTIPTIKPLIIINFVGAFVGAFKSADFILAMTGGGPAGATQVLGLEIFFNAFLYLKFGVATAMGWLLGFILLGFTVYQLKRLTKMQFRTTE; translated from the coding sequence ATGGAAAATAAAAGAAATAATTCTTGGTTGCGGGTAAAGTTTTGTTTTCTATTAATTTCTATTTGGACATATAGTGCTTTTTATGTCAAAATCCACGCCGTAGAATCCAATCATAAAACTGTAAAAATAACAATATCAAATTCAGTCAAACTTCCCAGGCAAGATGATGGAAGTGCTCGGGCACAAGGAGATAGGGAAGTTTTAAAAGCATTTAAAAAACATTATCCGTGGATAGAAGTTGTACAATCCGGAGGTATAGCAGTTGAGGGGCAATGGAATGTAGGTCCTCTTATGGCAATAGCCGGAGGAATTTCCCCTGATATTATTTATACTAATTTCCGCAAATCAGACAGTTATATCCAGCAGGGTTTTTTATATCCATTAGATGAATTTATCGAGCAAATGCCTAAAGAAGAACTGGCAGAACGAATTCCAACTTCCGTTAAACCGGTCGTTTACCGCGAAGGACCAAACGGAAAAAAACGCTGGTGGGGGTTCCCGTATGGTACCAGTTTTATTGTTTTACAATACCGCAAAGATTTATTCCGTGAAGCAGGACTTGATCCGGATAGACCTCCTGAAAACTGGGAAGAGATGCTTGCTTACTCACGTAAAATTACTAACCCTGATAAAGGTATTTGTGGGGTATATCTTCAGCCGGCGACGGGCGCATCTCAATTTTTTTACTCTTTCCTTTTATCTGCAGGAGCAAGGGCAGTTGAGCAAAATAAAAAAGGGGAATGGCTGGCTGCATTTAATACACCGGAAGCAGTAGAAGCGGTGTATTTTTATGCAAGGATAGCACAACAAAAGTTCGTAAAAAATGGAAAAACTATTCCCGGTACCGCAGAACTTACTTATACCGGAGTTGTGAAATGGGAACAGGGAAAATTAGCTATGCACCAGGTTTATTTTGACGATTTAAGTATGACTGATTTAAATATAAATCCCGAGTTGGTAGGTATAGCTCCGATGCCAAAAGGTCCCACAGGTTTGATGATTTCGGTACTCAATGCTCCTATTATGGGTATATTTGCAGGAGTAACCGACCCGGAGGTTCGTGATGCAGCATGGAAATTTATATATTTTTGGGGTAGTGATGAAGCAAATAGAATACGTACCCGTGTACTTATCGAAAATGGTTTCGCTTACGTTCTTAATCCCGTTAAAATTAGAAAATACGGTTATACGGAATATTTAAAATATATTCCTAAAGGTTGGGAAAAAACATATACTGATTCGGTACTTAACGGCATACCTGAACCATACGGTAAAAATTGTGATTTGATATACTCATATTTGAGCAGGCCATTAGACATCGCGATTGTAGAAGACCTTGGCAATAAACCGCCGGAAGTTGCAAAAAAACGCATAAAAGAAATTCTGGATGCTGCTGTATCTGAAGTAAATGAGAAAATGGTCGGGAAAATACCACCTAAGAAAATGGCGTTAAGAAGGAAAGTAGCTATATTTTTAGCTGCTGTTATAGTATTAACTTTCTTTTTAGCGTTCAGATACATAATGAAAGTATTTACACCGGAAGGAGCTAAAACCGGCTGGGGATTCAAAAAAAACTGGATTGCATATCTAATACTGGTTCCCGCTGTGTTTAATATGGCATTATGGCAGTATGTTCCGACAATACGCGGGGCTATTATTGCTTTTATGGATTACAGGATAATGGGAGGAAGCACGTTTGTTGGTATAGACAATTTTGCAAATGTACTTTTTGATAAGGTTTTCTGGGATGCATTGTGGCACAGCTTGTATTTTGCAACTCTTATTCTTGGATTAGGATTCATCGCACCTATAATTTTAGCAGTATTTTTACATGAAATTCCAAAAGGCAAGGTATTTTTTAGAATAGTGTTTTATCTGCCTCATGTAATAAGTGGTTTAGTGATAATATTTTTATGGAGGAGTTTCTATGACCCGTCTGCTTCCGGTTTGTTAAACAAGTTTTTATTAATGATTTCATCAGGCAAAATTCTTCCCCAAAAATGGTTGGGAAATCCAAACTTTGCAATGTTATGTGTTGTTATACCTATTGTCTGGGCGTCAATGGGTCCCGGATGTCTTATTTATCTGGCTGCATTAAAAACTATTCCCGACGACTTATACGAAGCGGCATCTATAGATGGTTCCAATACCTGGTATAAGTTCTGGAATGTGACGATTCCGACAATCAAACCGTTAATTATAATAAATTTTGTAGGCGCTTTTGTGGGAGCTTTTAAGTCGGCAGATTTTATATTGGCTATGACAGGAGGCGGACCGGCAGGAGCAACACAGGTTTTGGGATTAGAAATATTTTTCAATGCATTTTTATATCTGAAATTTGGAGTAGCCACAGCGATGGGCTGGTTATTAGGATTTATTTTATTAGGCTTTACCGTATACCAGTTAAAACGATTAACCAAAATGCAATTTAGAACAACAGAATAG